From the genome of Zalophus californianus isolate mZalCal1 chromosome 6, mZalCal1.pri.v2, whole genome shotgun sequence, one region includes:
- the CHD8 gene encoding chromodomain-helicase-DNA-binding protein 8 isoform X4: MKGESKRITLVLQQPQSGGPQGHRHVVLGSLPGKIVLQGNQLAALTQAKNAQGQPAKVVTIQLQVQQPQQKIQIVPQPPASQPPPPPPSTQPVTLSSVQQAQIMGPGQSPGQRLSVPLKVVLQPQAGSSQGASSGLSVVKVLSASEVAALSSPASSAPHTGGKIGMEENRRLEHQKKQEKANRIVAEAIARARARGEQNIPRVLNEDELPSVRPEEEGEKKRRKKSSGERLKEEKPKKSKTSGTSKTKGKSKLNTITPVVGKKRKRNTSSDNSDVEVMPAQSPREDEESSIQKRRSNRQVKRKKYTEDLDIKITDDEEEEEVDVTGPIKTEPILPEPVQEPDGETLPSMQFFVENPSEEDAAIVDKVLSMRIVKKELPSGQYTEAEEFFVKYKNYSYLHCEWATISQLEKDKRIHQKLKRFKTKMAQMRHFFHEDEEPFNPDYVEVDRILDESHSIDKDNGEPVIYYLVKWCSLPYEDSTWELKEDVDEGKIREFKRIQSRHPELKRVTRPQASAWKKLELSHEYKNRNQLREYQLEGVNWLLFNWYNRQNCILADEMGLGKTIQSIAFLQEVYNVGIHGPFLVIAPLSTITNWEREFNTWTEMNTIVYHGSLASRQMIQQYEMYCKDSRGRLIPGAYKFDALITTFEMILSDCPELREIEWRCVIIDEAHRLKNRNCKLLDSLKHMDLEHKVLLTGTPLQNTVEELFSLLHFLEPSQFPSESEFLKDFGDLKTEEQVQKLQAILKPMMLRRLKEDVEKNLAPKQETIIEVELTNIQKKYYRAILEKNFSFLSKGAGHTNMPNLLNTMMELRKCCNHPYLINGAEEKILTEFREACHIIPHDFHLQAMVRSAGKLVLIDKLLPKLKAGGHKVLIFSQMVRCLDILEDYLIQRRYLYERIDGRVRGNLRQAAIDRFSKPDSDRFVFLLCTRAGGLGINLTAADTCIIFDSDWNPQNDLQAQARCHRIGQSKAVKVYRLITRNSYEREMFDKASLKLGLDKAVLQSMSGRDGNITGIQQFSKKEIEDLLRKGAYAAIMEEDDEGSKFCEEDIDQILLRRTTTITIESEGKGSTFAKASFVASENRTDISLDDPNFWQKWAKKADLDMDLLNSKNNLVIDTPRVRKQTRHFSTLKDDDLVEFSDLESEDDERPRSRRHDRHHTYGRTDCFRVEKHLLVYGWGRWRDILSHGRFKRRMTERDVETICRAILVYCLLHYRGDENIKGFIWDLISPAENGKTKELQNHSVFNVSPFPGLSIPVPRGRKGKKVKSQSTFDIHKADWIRKYNPDTLFQDESYKKHLKHQCNKVLLRVRMLYYLRQEVIGDQAEKVLGGAIASEIDIWFPVVDQLEVPTTWWDSEADKSLLIGVFKHGYEKYNTMRADPALCFLEKAGRPDDKAIAAEHRVLDNFSDIVEGVDFDKDCEDPEYKPLQGPPKDQDDEGDPLMMMDEEISVIDGDEAQVTQQPGHLFWPPGSALTARLRRLVTAYQRSYKREQMKIEAAERGDRRRRRCEAAFKLKEIARREKQQRWTRREQTDFYRVVSTFGVEYDPDTMQFHWDRFRTFARLDKKTDESLTKYFHGFVAMCRQVCRLPPAAGDEPPDPNLFIEPITEERASRTLYRIELLRRLREQVLCHPLLEDRLALCQPPGPELPKWWEPVRHDGELLRGAARHGVSQTDCNIMQDPDFSFLAARMNYMQNHQAGAPAPSLSRCSTPLLHQQYTSRTASPLPLRPDAPVEKPPEETAAQVPSLESLTLKLEHEVVARSRPTPQDYEMRVTPSDTTPLVSRNVPPVKLEDEDDSDSELDLSKLSPSSSSSSSSSSSSSSTDESEDEKEEKLTADRSRSKLYDEESLLSLTMSQDGFPNEDGEQMTPELLLLQERQRASEWPKDRVLINRIDLVCQAVLSGKWPSSRRSQEMVTGGILGPGNHLLDSPSLTPGEYGDSPVPTPRSSSTASMAEEEVSAVTTAAAQFTKLRRGMDEKEFTVQIKDEEGLKLTFQKHKLMANGVMGDGHPLFHKKKGNRKKLVELEVECMEEPNHLDVDLETRIPVINKVDGTLLVGEDAPRRAELEMWLQGHPEFAVDPRFLAYMEDRRKQKWQRCKKNNKAELNCLGMEPVQTANSRNGRKGHHAETVFNRVLPGPITPDSSKKRARRMRPDLSKMMALMQGGGTGSLSLHNTFQHSSSGLQSVSSLGHSSATSASLPFMPFVMGGAASSPHVDSSTMLHHHHHHPHPHHHHHHHPGLRAPGYPSSPATTTSGTALRLPPLQPEEDEDDEDEDDDDDLSQGYDSSERDFSLIDDPMMPANSDSSEDADD, from the exons ATGAAG GGTGAATCGAAACGCATCACTCTGGTCCTCCAGCAGCCACAGTCTGGAGGTCCCCAAGGACACCGGCATGTCGTTCTAGGGAGTCTACCAGGCAAGATAGTGTTACAGGGCAACCAGCTGGCAGCCCTGACCCAAGCCAAGAATGCTCAGGGGCAGCCCGCCAAAGTAGTAACAATCCAGCTGCAGGTGCAACAGCCACAGCAGAAAATCCAGATTGTACCACAGCCACCAGCgtcgcagccgccgccgccgccaccctcAACCCAGCCTGTGACTCTGTCCTCTGTGCAGCAGGCTCAGATAATGGGGCCAGGACAAAGCCCAGGACAAAGACTTTCAGTACCACTCAAGGTGGTGCTGCAGCCACAG GCTGGCTCTTCCCAAGGGGCTTCTTCTGGGCTCTCCGTAGTTAAAGTTCTAAGTGCCAGTGAAGTGGCAGCTCTGTCTTCACCAGCAAGCTCTGCTCCTCATACTGGGGGCAAGATAGGAATGGAGGAAAACCGCAGGCTGGAGCACCagaagaagcaagagaaagcCAATCGGATTGTAGCAGAAGCTATTGCTAGGGCCCGTGCCCGGGGTGAGCAGAACATACCTCGAGTCCTAAATGAGGATGAGTTGCCCAGTGTTCGGCCTGAGGAAGAAGGTGAGAAGAAACGCAGGAAGAAGAGCAGTGGGGAGAGACTCaaggaagaaaagccaaagaagaGCAAAACATCTGGTACCTCCAAAACTAAGGGCAAGAGTAAGCTGAA caCCATTACCCCTGTGGTGGGTAAAAAGAGAAAGCGTAATACCTCATCTGATAATTCAGATGTAGAAGTCATGCCTGCCCAATCACCCCGAGAAGATGAAGAAAGCAGCATTCAG AAAAGACGGTCAAACCGCCAAGTTAAACgaaaaaaatatacagaggaTCTGGATATAAAGATCAcagatgatgaagaagaagaagaagtggaCGTAACTGGTCCAATAAAAACTGAGCCTATCCTCCCTGAACCAGTGCAGGAACCAGATGGCGAAACTTTGCCTTCCATGCAGTTCTTTGTG GAGAATCCCAGTGAAGAAGATGCAGCCATAGTAGATAAAGTGCTTTCCATGCGGATTGTGAAGAAGGAG ctTCCTTCTGGACAATATACTGAGGCAGAAGAATTCTTTGTCAAGTACAAGAACTA CTCCTATCTACACTGTGAATGGGCTACCATCTCCCAACTAGAGAAGGATAAAAGGATCCATCAAAAACTAAAGCGCTTCAAAACCAAAATGGCTCAGATGAGACATTTCTTCCATGAG GATGAAGAACCCTTCAATCCAGACTATGTAGAGGTGGATAGGATATTGGATGAGTCTCACAGTATTGACAAAGACAATGGGGAG CCTGTAATTTACTACCTGGTGAAATGGTGCTCTCTGCCCTATGAGGATAGTACGTGGGAGCTGAAAGAGGATGTTGATGAGGGCAAGATTCGAGAATTTAAACGGATCCAGTCAAGGCACCCAGAACTCAAAAGAGTG aCTCGTCCACAGGCAAGTGCCTGGAAGAAGTTGGAGCTGTCACatgaatataaaaacagaaaccagTTACGGGAATATCAGTTGGAAGGGGTCAACTGGCTGCTCTTTAATTGGTATAACAG GCAAAACTGTATCCTGGCTGATGAGATGGGACTGGGCAAAACTATCCAGTCCATTGCCTTCTTGCAGGAGGTATATAATGTGGGCATCCATGGCCCCTTCCTGGTCATTGCCCCACTGTCCACAATTACTAATTGGGAGCGAGAATTCAATACATGGACAGAAATGAACACTATTGTATACCATGGCAGTCTGGCCAGCCGTCAGATGATCCAGCAATATGAAATGTACTGCAAAGATTCACGG GGGCGCCTCATCCCAGGTGCATACAAGTTTGATGCCCTGATCACCACTTTTGAGATGATTTTGTCAGACTGTCCTGAGCTTCGTGAGATTGAATGGCGTTGTGTCATCATTGATGAGGCCCATCGGCTAAAGAACCGTAATTGCAAGCTGCTTGATAGCCTCAAGCACATGGACTTG GAACACAAAGTGCTACTCACAGGAACGCCATTGCAAAATACTGTGGAGGAACTGTTCAGCTTGCTTCATTTCTTGGAACCTTCACAGTTTCCTTCAGAATCAGAGTTCCTCAAGGATTTTGGGGATCTTAAGACAGAGGAACAG GTTCAAAAGCTACAGGCCATTCTCAAGCCAATGATGCTAAGAAGACTCAAAGAGGATGTTGAAAAAAACCTGGCACCAAAACAGGAAACTAtcattgaagtagagttgaccaACATCCAGAAGAAATATTACCGGGCTATTTTGGAGAAGAATTTCTCCTTCCTGTCCAAGGGGGCAGGTCATACGAACATGCCTAATCTACTCAATACGATGATGGAGTTGCGCAAATGCTGCAACCACCCGTACCTCATCAATG GTGCAGAAGAAAAAATCCTAACAGAATTTCGAGAAGCTTGCCATATTATACCTCATGACTTCCACTTGCAGGCCATGGTTCGTTCAGCTGGCAAATTGGTTCTTATTGACAAGTTACTTCCAAAACTTAAAGCTGGTGGTCATAAGGTTCTGATCTTCTCCCAGATGGTACGATGCCTAGATATCCTAGAGGATTATCTAATCCAGAGGAG GTACCTATATGAGCGTATTGATGGGCGAGTCAGAGGTAACCTTCGGCAGGCAGCTATTGACCGCTTCAGCAAGCCTGACTCAGACCGCTTTGTCTTCCTGCTCTGTACCCGGGCTGGTGGACTTGGTATTAATCTCACAGCTGCTGATACCTGCATCATCTTTGATTCAGACTGGAATCCACAAAATGACCTGCAG GCCCAGGCACGGTGTCATCGAATTGGGCAGAGCAAAGCTGTGAAGGTGTACCGTCTCATCACTCGTAATTCTTATGAGAGAGAGATGTTTGATAAGGCTAGCCTCAAGTTGGGATTGGATAAGGCTGTGCTTCAGTCCATGAGTGGTCGGGATGGCAACATTACCGGA ATCCAGCAGTTCTCCAAGAAGGAGATTGAAGATCTTTTACGAAAAGGGGCATATGCAGCCATAATGGAAGAAGATGATGAGGGCTCCAAGTTTTGTGAAGAAGACATTGACCAGATCTTGTTAAGACGAACCACAACCATCACCATCGAGTCTGAAGGAAAGGGTTCAACCTTTGCCAAG GCAAGCTTTGTTGCTTCTGAAAATAGGACTGATATTTCTCTGGATGACCCCAACTTTTGGCAGAAGTGGGCCAAAAAGGCTGACCTGGACATGGATCTGCTTAATAGCAAG AATAACTTGGTGATTGACACACCTAGAGTACGAAAACAGACCCGCCACTTCAGCACTCTGAAAGATGATGACCTAGTGGAATTCTCTGATTTGGAAAGTGAAGATGATGAGCGGCCACGCTCTCGCCGACATGACCGACATCATACCTATGGGCGCACTGACTGCTTTCGGGTGGAAAAGCACCTCTTGGTATATGG ttgGGGACGGTGGCGAGATATCTTGTCTCATGGACGCTTCAAGCGACGTATGACTGAACGAGATGTGGAGACAATTTGCCGGGCCATCCTTGTATACTGTCTTCTGCACTATCGTGGGGATGAAAATATCAAAGGCTTCATTTGGGACTTGATTAGCCCTGCTGAAAATGGCAAGACAAAAGAATTGCAGAATCATTCAG TCTTCAATGTTTCCCCTTTCCCAGGTCTGTCTATCCCTGTGCCCCGTGGacgaaaggggaaaaaagtaaagtcGCAAAGCACTTTTGATATCCATAAGGCAGATTGGATCCGGAAATATAATCCTGATACTCTGTTCCAAGATGAGAGTTATAAGAAGCATTTAAAACATCAGTGTAACAA GGTGCTATTGCGGGTACGAATGCTATATTATCTGAGGCAGGAGGTTATTGGAGACCAGGCAGAGAAGGTGTTAGGGGGTGCCATTGCCAG TGAGATTGACATATGGTTCCCAGTAGTGGATCAGCTGGAGGTTCCAACAACATGGTGGGACAGTGAGGCTGACAAGTCCCTGCTCATTGGAGTCTTTAAGCATG GCTATGAGAAATATAATACTATGAGGGCAGACCCAGCCTTATGCTTCCTGGAAAAGGCTGGGCGACCAGATGACAAAGCCATTGCAGCAGAACATCGAGTGTTGgataatttctctgacatagtAGAAGG GGTTGACTTTGATAAGGATTGTGAAGATCCTGAATATAAACCACTCCAGGGTCCCCCGAAGGACCAAGATGATGAG GGTGATCCCTTGATGATGATGGATGAGGAGATCTCAGTGATTGATGGAGATGAAG CCCAGGTAACCCAGCAGCCAGGCCATCTCTTCTGGCCTCCAGGCTCTGCTCTGACAGCTAGGCTTCGGCGCCTAGTAACAGCTTATCAGCGCAGCTACAAGAGAGAACAGATGAAGATAGAGGCTGCAGAACGAGGGGACCGGAGACGGCGGCGTTGTGAGGCAGCCTTCAAGCTAAAAGAAATTGCGCGGCGGGAGAAGCAGCAGCG ATGGACAAGGCGTGAACAAACGGATTTCTATCGAGTAGTGTCTACCTTCGGTGTGGAATATGACCCTGATACCATGCAGTTCCATTGGGATCGCTTCCGTACTTTTGCCCGACTCGACAAAAAAACAGACGAAAGCCTTACCAAGTACTTCCATGGCTTTGTGGCCATGTGTCGCCAAGTGTGCCGCCTTCCGCCAGCAGCTGGAGATG AGCCCCCGGACCCTAATCTGTTCATTGAGCCCATCACTGAGGAGAGGGCCTCACGGACTCTCTACCGTATTGAATTGCTTCGGCGCTTACGGGAACAAGTTTTATGCCATCCCCTTCTGGAAGATCGGCTGGCATTATGTCAGCCTCCAGGTCCTGAATTGCCCAAATGGTGGGAGCCTGTTCGGCATGATGGGGAGCTTCTACGAGGGGCAGCCCGCCATGGGGTGAGCCAAACAGACTGCAACATCATGCAGGACCCAGACTTCTCTTTTCTGGCTGCCCGTATGAATTATATGCAGAACCATCAGGCAGGAGCACCAGCTCCATCCTTGTCACGCTGCTCTACGCCACTGCTACACCAGCAGTATACCTCGCGCACTGCCTCACCACTGCCCCTGCGCCCAGATGCTCCTGTTGAAAAGCCACCTGAGGAGACAGCTGCCCAGGTCCCCAGTCTGGAGAGTCTGACTTTAAAACTAGAGCATGAGGTGGTGGCCAGGAGCCGACCAACCCCACAAGACTATGAGATGCGAGTAACCCCCTCTGATACTACCCCTCTGGTTTCCCGGAATGTTCCACCAGTCAAACTGGAGGATGAGGATGATTCAGACTCTGAACTGGACTTGAGTAAGCTGTCACCATcatcctcttcttcctcatcctcatccagctccagctccagcactGATGAGAGTGAGGACGAGAAGGAAGAAAAGCTAA CTGCTGACCGGTCCCGCTCAAAGCTCTATGATGAAGAGAGTCTTCTGTCCCTCACTATGTCCCAAGATGGATTCCCAAATGAAGATGGAGAACAGATGACCCCTGAGCTTCTGCTGCTACAAGAAAGACAAAGAGCTTCTGAGTGGCCCAAG GATCGTGTCCTTATAAACCGTATTGACCTCGTCTGCCAGGCTGTACTCTCAGGGAAGTGGCCTTCTAGCCGCCGGAGCCAGGAAATGGTAACAGGAGGAATTTTGGGGCCAGGCAACCACTTGCTAGACAGTCCCTCATTGACTCCAGGAGAATATGGTGACTCTCCAGTCCCCACACCACGAAGTAGCAGCACAGCTTCCATGGCAGAGGAGGAAGTGTCCGCAGTCACCACAGCAGCAGCTCAGTTCACAAAACTTCGCAGAGGCATGGATGAAAAGGAGTTTACAGTTCAGATCAAAGAT GAGGAAGGATTGAAGTTAACATTCCAGAAGCACAAGTTGATGGCTAATGGAGTAATGGGAGATGGACATCCTCTGTTTCATAAGAAGAAGGGAAACAGAAAGAAGCTAGTCGAG CTGGAGGTGGAGTGCATGGAAGAGCCTAATCACCTTGATGTGGACCTGGAGACCCGGATCCCTGTCATCAATAAGGTGGATGGTACTTTGCTGGTGGGTGAGGATGCCCCTCGCCGGGCTGAACTGGAGATGTGGTTACAGGGTCATCCAGAGTTCGCTGTCGATCCCCGATTTCTAGCG TATATGGAGGATCGCAGAAAACAGAAGTGGcagagatgtaaaaaaaataataaggcagAATTGAACTGTTTGGGAATGGAACCAGTACAGACAGCTAACTCTAGGAATGGGAGAAAG GGTCACCATGCTGAAACTGTGTTCAACCGGGTTTTGCCAGGGCCTATTACGCCAGACAGCAGCAAGAAGCGGGCCCGTAGGATGCGACCAGACCTTTCAAAGATGATGGCCCTGATGCAGGGTGGAGGCACTGGGTCCCTATCTCTGCATAATACCTTCCAACACAGCAGTAGTGGCCTGCAGTCTGTGTCATCCCTGGGTCACAGCAGTGCCACTTCTGCATCTTTGCCTTTTATGCCGTTTGTGATGGGTGGTGCAGCATCATCCCCTCATGTAGACTCCAGCACCATgcttcatcaccaccaccaccacccccacccccaccatcaccaccatcaccatccagGCCTGAGAGCCCCTGGCTACCCTTCTTCACCAGCCACTACCACCTCTGGTACTGCCTTGAGGTTGCCACCACTGCAGCCTGAGGAGGATGAGGACGATgaggatgaagatgatgatgatgatttatcTCAGGGCTATGATAGCTCAGAAAGGGACTTCTCACTCATTGATGATCCTATGATGCCAGCCAACTCAGACTCAAGTGAAGATGCTGATGACTGA